GACGCCCGCTTCATTTGTACCGGATGCAAAAATCGCGAGCCGAAGTGTTAAAACCGTATTTGGAAGCGGCTGACTGATGGATGGAGGGAGAGGATCAACATCAAACCGATTCACACTTTTAACCTATCGCCGACGCAAATGGTGGAGATTCAACAAACGTTGAGAAAAGAAATTGTCTTCTCTTCCTATGAGGGATTGCCACAGGTGGCGGCAGGGGTCGACTTGGCTTATGCCGCGGGACAAGCGGCGGCGGTGATTGTCGTGATGGCGTACCCAACTATGGAGATCATAGAGGTGGTCTCCCATGCAGATGCGGTTTCCGCCGAATATGTTCCCGGTTTACTGGCCTTCCGCGAATTGCCTGTATTTTTAAAGGCGTGGGAACAGTTAAGATCCAACCCGGATCTCGTATTTTTCGACGGGAACGGGATCCTTCACCCCCGCCGACTCGGCCTGGCCTCCCATGCTTCATTATGGATTGACCGACCGACCATCGGGGTGGCCAAGTCCCATTTTCTCGGAAGCTATGATTCACTTGGAACAAAACGAGGAAGTTTCTCTCCCATCGTAGATCGGGGAGAGACCGTCGGTGCGGTGCTGCGGACGCAAACCGGCCGAAAGCCGGTTTATGTATCGGTCGGCAATCGGGTTACCCTTCAAAATGCTGTCGACTTTACGATGCACTTGGCAGGCAGCGAAAGCCGAGTGCCCGAAATTATCCGCCAGGCCGATATCCGGACCCGACAATGGAAGCGGCAGATGGGGGAGGAGTTGGCTTTTTGAATGTGATGCAAAAAAGAAGGAGCAAGCCTCACGGCCGCTCCTTCTTTTTTTGTAAAGGGTAGAAGGGATGCTAATACAGACTTAGAACCGATTTTGGAAAGTGGAGTGGGGTTTTCCCTCATGATGAGAAGTTCACCATAGCATGACGATGCGTTAATCCATTTTCCCTATCCACTTTTGCACGAGTTCCTCTACTTTTTCTTTTTCGCGTAATCGTTCCAACCAACGTTGCGGGATCCCGGACACACCTGTTTTTACTCCATATAACCCCCCGGCAATGGCAGCATTTGTGTCCGTATCGTTCCCCAGGGAGATCGCCTTTTTCACCACTTTTTCATAGGAGGGTTCCTTTGTTGCGATCCTGACACTTCGTAGCGTTTCCACGACATACCCCCCGCCATGGCTAACCGCTTCTGCCTCTGGTCGTATCGACCAGTCCAACTCCTTGCGCTCTTCGCTTTCATTTCCATAGATGGCTCTCAGCTTCTTTACCGCATACCCATATCCCTCTTCCATTTCCACTCCGGCTGCCGCTTCACGTACCCACAGACAATACAGCGCACAAGCAACTTGATTGGTCCGATGAGCATGGGTAACCAATGATTGCATATGAGCGTCTTTCACCAATTCTTCATCTGTCCCTTTATGCCATAAAGCCAAGGGCAGCACGCGCATTAAGGATCCGTTTCCTTTACCGTCCGGATTGGCGTTGCCGGATTGTTCCGGTGACGCTCCCGAATGAAACGCACGTAAAGATGCTGCCGTTTGCACTCCCACATCAAAAACGTGTCCATCGACTGCCCACAATCCCCGTTCATACCAAGCCCACAGTCTTTGTGAAAAGTCAGTCAGTTCCAGTTGTCCGCATTCCACTAAAGACTCCAATAAGCATAAAGCTTGGGCACCATCATCCGACCACGTCCCCGGAAGCACTTGGGCATGTGCACGCGGAAAGGATTTTGGGGGGATCATCTCCAAATCATGTAACGGTGGTAATTCTTCAGCCGGATGAAATTCATAGGGAACCCCAACAGCATCGCCAATTAAAAGTCCATATAAACCGCCCAGCTTTTGTTCCCGGTTCATTCGCAAATACTCCTTTAATCAGTCAATTTTATAAGACTCTCCAGGGATTCTTCTAATAAAGCCTCAGCTGATTCCTTCTCTACGCAATTGATTATACCGATTTCTTTTGTTTCTTCCTATCCCCTTCACTCCCACCACTTTCGGTCTAACGAACGGTACTGGATCGCTTCCGCTACATGGGTCGTCTGAATCTGTTCCTCCCCGGCGAGGTCGGCAATGGTGCGGGCCAGTTTCAGGATGCGGTCGTGGGCACGGGCAGACAGACCCAGCGCATCGAAGGATTGCTTCAGGAGCGCAAGGGATTCGCGGGAAAGAGCGCAGTGCTTCCGGATGGCGGCAGGCGGCATAAAGGCGTTGGTACGGACGTTGCTGCCGGCAAACCGTTCCGCTTGGATGGCGTGGGCTTGCCACACCCGTTCCCGCACGGTTTCCGAAGATTCCCCGGGGGTGGTATCCGTCAACGTGCGGTAGTCCACCCGCGGCACTTCCACATGGATGTCGATCCGGTCCAACAACGGGCCCGAGAGCTTGGAACGATAACGCTGGATTTGGTGGGGGGAGCAGGTGCAGGCGCGATCTTGTTCGTAGCCAAAGTAGCCGCACGGACAGGGATTCATCGAACCTACCAGCATAAATTCCGCCGGAAACGTAAGCACGGCGCGGGCCCGGCTGATGGTCACCTCCCGGTCCTCCAGGGGTTGGCGCAACACTTCCAGGGCACTTTTGGAGAACTCCGGCAATTCATCGAGGAACAACACACCCCGGTGGGCCAGGCTGACCTCCCCCGGCTTCGGGATTCCGCCTCCTCCAATAAACCCCACCTGGGAGATCGTGTGGTGGGGCGAGCGAAACGGCCGACGTGTTACCAACCGTCCCCGCTGAGTCAAATGACCAGCGATACTGGCTACCTTAGTCACCTCCAGGGATTCCTCCAGAGACATATCGGGAAGGATCGATGGCAGCCGCCGGGCCAACATGGTTTTGCCGGATCCCGGTGGGCCGATAAACAGCAAGTTGTGCATGCCCGCCGCGGCCACTTCCATGGCCCGCTTGACATGGAGCTGTCCCTGCACATCGGTGAAATCGTCAAACGGCGGGTCCGCTTCCTCTGCCGGATTGGCTTTTTCCATCGACACTTCCGAGGCTTCTCCCCGCATCAGGCTGACGGCATCGGCTAATGAACGCAAGGGGATCACTTCCACCCCTTCCACCAACCGAGCTTCCGATGCGTTACGAGCCGGGAGGTAGATTCGATCATAGCCCGCTTTCTTCCCGGCCATTACCATGGACAGCACCCCGTTAAGTGGACGCAAACTGCCGTCCAGGGCCAGTTCCCCAAGCCATAGACTTCGTTCCATTCCTTTCGCGGGCACCTGTCCGCTGGCCGCCAACACTCCGATGGCGATGGCCAAATCAAACCCGGCCCCTTCCTTCTTCCGGTCCGCCGGTGCCAAGTTAGCGGTGATCCGCTGCAACGGAAACGGATATCCTGTATTTTTCACCGCCGATCGCACCCGATCCCGCGCTTCCCTCACCGCCGGATCCGGCAGCCCCACCACTTCAAAAGCGGGCAGTCCATTGCTGATATCCACTTCCACCTCGACGATGTATCCATCAATCCCCAACACCGCACCGGAATGCAATTTTGCGTACATGAACGCCTCCTGGTTATAAGTTCTTCTATTTCTATTTATATCAAAAAGAGATCCAAGGTGATAGACCCTTGGATCTCTTTTGGTTAGGTTAAATGGGATGAGATAGAAATGGGGGAAAGACGCTGCCTAAGGAATCACAAAAAGAAATGTACGCCTAATGAAATGGATCGTAAAAGACGCATTCGTCTTCGTCCTTACCATTGAGCAGGACAAGTTGCTGTATATCGTTTCGATGGCGATCGGGGGGCGAATGGCGGCAGGGAAGTTGAGAAAATGGAACATATTTGAAACGATCATACCATATGGTGACTTTCTAAAGCAAAGCCATGAATGGTAGCATAAACTGTTAACGTAGTGGCGAAAGCGGTTTTCCGATCAAGAAATACAAACTCAGATGGGTATTTCGCAGAAAATGTGGATATCTATCATGAAAAAAATCTTGAGAAAGGATGGGAAGTACAGCCTGCCGTATGAGGTGGGCAGATCGGGAAGCATACGGGTTAGTGAACCTCCAGAAATCTCATTGTAATTATTAAAGTTAATAGCTACAATCAAAATGTCGATAAATTGATTTTCATTTAAAAATGGGGGGGGTAATATAAGGTGAGCATTAGGCCGTGGCCGAGAATCAAGGAGAGGGATAGAATGGATAATTTCCATACATATTCCCTAGACGGAATCGTAGAGAAAAAGTTGATCATATCTAAAGTAAAAACAACGTCAGGCGGTGGGTCTCCGGTTGGGGGTTCGATGTCCGTTGGTGACCGCAGACTGTGGCGATCGATGTCGGTGC
This portion of the Desmospora profundinema genome encodes:
- a CDS encoding endonuclease V, producing the protein MRKEIVFSSYEGLPQVAAGVDLAYAAGQAAAVIVVMAYPTMEIIEVVSHADAVSAEYVPGLLAFRELPVFLKAWEQLRSNPDLVFFDGNGILHPRRLGLASHASLWIDRPTIGVAKSHFLGSYDSLGTKRGSFSPIVDRGETVGAVLRTQTGRKPVYVSVGNRVTLQNAVDFTMHLAGSESRVPEIIRQADIRTRQWKRQMGEELAF
- a CDS encoding ADP-ribosylglycohydrolase family protein, whose protein sequence is MNREQKLGGLYGLLIGDAVGVPYEFHPAEELPPLHDLEMIPPKSFPRAHAQVLPGTWSDDGAQALCLLESLVECGQLELTDFSQRLWAWYERGLWAVDGHVFDVGVQTAASLRAFHSGASPEQSGNANPDGKGNGSLMRVLPLALWHKGTDEELVKDAHMQSLVTHAHRTNQVACALYCLWVREAAAGVEMEEGYGYAVKKLRAIYGNESEERKELDWSIRPEAEAVSHGGGYVVETLRSVRIATKEPSYEKVVKKAISLGNDTDTNAAIAGGLYGVKTGVSGIPQRWLERLREKEKVEELVQKWIGKMD
- a CDS encoding YifB family Mg chelatase-like AAA ATPase, which produces MYAKLHSGAVLGIDGYIVEVEVDISNGLPAFEVVGLPDPAVREARDRVRSAVKNTGYPFPLQRITANLAPADRKKEGAGFDLAIAIGVLAASGQVPAKGMERSLWLGELALDGSLRPLNGVLSMVMAGKKAGYDRIYLPARNASEARLVEGVEVIPLRSLADAVSLMRGEASEVSMEKANPAEEADPPFDDFTDVQGQLHVKRAMEVAAAGMHNLLFIGPPGSGKTMLARRLPSILPDMSLEESLEVTKVASIAGHLTQRGRLVTRRPFRSPHHTISQVGFIGGGGIPKPGEVSLAHRGVLFLDELPEFSKSALEVLRQPLEDREVTISRARAVLTFPAEFMLVGSMNPCPCGYFGYEQDRACTCSPHQIQRYRSKLSGPLLDRIDIHVEVPRVDYRTLTDTTPGESSETVRERVWQAHAIQAERFAGSNVRTNAFMPPAAIRKHCALSRESLALLKQSFDALGLSARAHDRILKLARTIADLAGEEQIQTTHVAEAIQYRSLDRKWWE